In a single window of the Streptococcus salivarius genome:
- a CDS encoding transposase: protein MSRRENYTPFEKEQACIDYINGNCSRSEIRNCLHISTRAIQDWAAIYKKYGILGFTKKTKNRSYSKEFKMELVKNVLVVAKKV from the coding sequence ATGTCTAGAAGAGAAAATTACACTCCATTCGAGAAAGAACAAGCTTGTATCGATTATATTAATGGTAATTGTTCCAGATCTGAAATACGTAACTGTCTCCATATTTCCACAAGGGCGATTCAAGATTGGGCTGCTATCTATAAAAAATATGGGATTTTAGGATTTACAAAGAAAACAAAAAATCGTTCCTATTCAAAAGAATTTAAAATGGAACTTGTAAAAAATGTATTAGTAGTGGCGAAGAAAGTTTAA
- a CDS encoding aminotransferase class I/II-fold pyridoxal phosphate-dependent enzyme yields MYKINKFEGEIYQKLNKILDSYNQEQNSVINLAACISYPFTEVLEIQSFPLATLPTEGAVEKRFFPHCTSLDNIEIYSEELCLQLFDLNPGDYRVNVQPHSGTQANQIVYNCVLESDDYILSLSPKDGGHISHTYTGKGTVKYYHLDHDLNIDYIELKELLDKYKPKLIIIGASSYGNEFNYQQIYEIIKEVSPNTLILADICHSVLYIMAKLHKSIFPYVDFVTFTMDKCLRGPQGGVLMYRSIFEEKITNSIFPRTQGGPTQNALFAKCICLIKLLSIDIQDYAQQVIKNTLLFIKQLSKEGVDVVYKNSKTHIILVNLLNLNLSGKDAENLLFQHKILVNRNQIPNDTHGPMTTSGIRLGTIGITNLSYTDDDIKKLAKLVANLLKYKQYDYSIYLDLIRKYHEQINISN; encoded by the coding sequence GTGTATAAAATTAATAAATTTGAAGGTGAAATCTATCAGAAGTTAAATAAAATTCTTGATTCATATAACCAAGAACAGAATAGCGTAATAAATCTTGCTGCATGTATTAGCTATCCATTCACCGAAGTATTAGAGATTCAAAGTTTCCCTCTCGCTACTCTGCCAACAGAGGGAGCTGTTGAAAAACGCTTTTTTCCTCATTGTACTTCATTGGATAATATTGAAATATATTCAGAAGAATTGTGTCTTCAACTTTTTGATTTAAATCCTGGTGATTATAGAGTTAATGTGCAACCACATTCAGGAACTCAGGCTAACCAAATAGTCTATAATTGTGTTTTAGAAAGTGACGATTATATTTTATCGTTATCTCCAAAAGACGGAGGACATATTTCACACACTTATACAGGCAAAGGTACTGTAAAATATTATCACTTAGATCATGATTTAAATATTGATTATATCGAATTAAAGGAATTATTAGATAAATATAAACCTAAATTGATTATTATTGGTGCTTCATCGTATGGAAATGAATTTAATTATCAACAAATTTATGAAATTATAAAAGAGGTTAGCCCCAATACCCTTATTTTAGCGGATATTTGCCATAGTGTTTTATATATTATGGCAAAGCTACATAAGTCGATTTTTCCATATGTGGATTTCGTTACTTTTACAATGGATAAATGCTTACGTGGGCCTCAAGGAGGAGTACTAATGTATCGTTCTATATTTGAAGAAAAAATAACTAATTCAATTTTTCCTAGAACACAGGGAGGTCCTACACAAAATGCATTATTTGCGAAATGTATCTGTTTAATCAAATTATTATCAATAGATATTCAAGATTATGCACAACAGGTTATAAAAAATACTTTATTGTTTATAAAACAATTAAGTAAAGAAGGGGTTGATGTTGTTTATAAAAACTCAAAGACTCATATAATTTTAGTTAATCTACTGAATCTAAACTTGAGTGGTAAGGATGCAGAGAATCTACTTTTTCAACATAAAATATTAGTTAACCGAAATCAAATTCCAAATGATACACACGGACCAATGACGACTTCAGGAATAAGATTAGGAACAATCGGAATTACAAATTTATCCTATACTGATGATGATATTAAAAAATTAGCTAAACTAGTAGCTAATTTATTAAAATATAAACAATATGATTATTCCATATATTTAGATCTCATTCGCAAGTACCATGAACAAATTAATATCTCCAATTAG